One region of Termitidicoccus mucosus genomic DNA includes:
- a CDS encoding NAD(P)-dependent oxidoreductase: MKSQSIGVIGLGIIGGVWARHYHEAGVLAGAWNRTAKPDFPKWLPTAEVVARAADVVQIVVADPPAVRGIIEQISPALAQGKIVVQSSTIDPAGSSEFKSLVEARGARYLEAPFTGSKPAAEQKKSVFYLGGAEELVRAVEPLLSLISEARYHIGDNRQATTLKLAMNLNISAQMQALAEALTMVRRSGVSDDVFFTAIKKNVSCSGLTLLKEPKLRAGEFSPQFSVKHMLKDMRLASRTQGCEDFPVLDTVRECLWHADQAGYADEDFAALIKLLG, from the coding sequence ATGAAATCACAAAGCATCGGGGTCATCGGGCTGGGCATCATCGGCGGCGTCTGGGCGCGGCATTATCACGAGGCGGGCGTGCTCGCGGGCGCGTGGAACCGCACGGCGAAGCCGGATTTCCCGAAATGGCTGCCGACCGCGGAGGTGGTGGCGCGCGCGGCCGACGTGGTCCAGATCGTCGTGGCCGACCCGCCCGCCGTGCGCGGCATCATCGAGCAGATCTCGCCCGCGCTGGCGCAGGGCAAGATCGTCGTGCAATCGAGCACGATCGACCCGGCGGGCAGCAGCGAGTTCAAGTCGCTGGTCGAGGCGCGCGGCGCGCGCTACCTGGAGGCGCCGTTCACCGGCAGCAAGCCGGCGGCGGAGCAGAAAAAATCGGTGTTTTACCTCGGCGGCGCGGAGGAACTGGTCCGCGCGGTGGAGCCGTTGCTGTCGCTGATTTCCGAGGCGCGTTACCACATCGGCGACAACCGGCAGGCGACCACGCTCAAGCTCGCGATGAACCTGAACATTTCCGCGCAGATGCAGGCGCTGGCCGAGGCGCTCACGATGGTGCGCCGCTCCGGCGTGAGCGACGACGTGTTTTTCACCGCGATCAAGAAGAACGTGAGCTGCTCGGGGCTGACCTTGCTGAAGGAGCCGAAGCTGCGCGCGGGCGAGTTTTCGCCGCAGTTTTCGGTGAAGCACATGCTCAAGGACATGCGCCTCGCGTCGCGGACCCAGGGTTGCGAGGATTTCCCGGTGCTCGACACCGTGCGCGAATGCCTGTGGCACGCCGATCAGGCCGGTTATGCCGACGAGGACTTCGCGGCGCTGATCAAGTTGCTGGGGTAG
- a CDS encoding lysophospholipid acyltransferase family protein → MSYEFRQVEMDRVYGFCHYMLRVLYDIAFRGDVYGQDNIPKSGPFMLASNHASHLDPPFVGAHVPHQVSFFARKTLWKPGLASWWLDTVGTIPVDRDGGSDVNSIKRVLQAIKDGKVIILFPEGTRSPDGGLQRAKPGVGMLACRTHVPVLPARIFGSFQAFGRDGKFRPGTPISVVYGKPMMPGEYDHPGDGKERYLRASERIMARIAALKLPEPAMV, encoded by the coding sequence ATGAGCTACGAGTTTCGCCAGGTCGAGATGGATCGCGTGTATGGCTTCTGCCACTACATGCTGCGCGTGCTTTATGACATTGCCTTTCGCGGCGACGTTTACGGGCAGGACAACATCCCGAAATCCGGCCCGTTCATGCTGGCCTCGAACCACGCCAGCCACCTCGACCCGCCCTTCGTCGGCGCGCATGTCCCGCACCAGGTCTCGTTTTTCGCCAGAAAAACCCTCTGGAAACCCGGCCTCGCTTCGTGGTGGCTCGACACCGTCGGCACCATCCCCGTGGACCGCGACGGCGGCTCCGACGTGAACTCCATCAAACGCGTGCTTCAGGCCATCAAGGACGGCAAGGTCATCATCCTTTTCCCGGAGGGCACGCGCTCGCCCGACGGCGGCCTGCAACGCGCCAAGCCCGGCGTCGGCATGCTCGCGTGCCGCACGCATGTGCCGGTGCTGCCCGCGCGGATTTTCGGCTCATTCCAGGCCTTTGGCCGCGACGGCAAATTCCGCCCCGGCACGCCCATCTCGGTCGTTTACGGCAAACCCATGATGCCCGGCGAATACGACCATCCCGGGGACGGCAAGGAACGCTACCTGCGCGCCAGCGAACGCATCATGGCCCGCATCGCCGCGCTGAAACTGCCCGAGCCGGCGATGGTGTAG
- a CDS encoding acetylxylan esterase produces MPIFDKPLSELKKYRGVNPRPADFDAYWRAALAELDATPPQAELVPSTAINPHGAECFDLWFNGTAGARVYAKYLRPKTAAARKAAAPRHPALLIFHGYSGHSGDWTDKLAYVSQGFCVAALDCRGQGGRSEDTGGVKGNTHRGQIIRGLGDPDPQKLLFRNIFLDTAQLARVVMAMPGVDPARVGATGGSQGGGLTLACAALEPRIKRAAPVFPFLCDYRRVWDMDLAKDAYEELRAYFRLFDPTHAREKEIFTKLGYIDCQYLAPRIKAEVLMATGLMDTICPPSTQFAAYNKIKSRKRMEIYPDFAHEHLPSHNDKIFEFMRGL; encoded by the coding sequence ATGCCCATATTCGACAAACCGCTTTCCGAACTCAAAAAATATCGCGGCGTCAATCCGCGCCCCGCCGACTTCGACGCCTACTGGCGCGCCGCGCTGGCCGAGCTCGACGCCACCCCGCCGCAGGCCGAACTCGTGCCCAGCACCGCCATCAACCCGCATGGCGCCGAGTGCTTCGACCTCTGGTTCAACGGCACCGCCGGCGCGCGCGTTTACGCCAAATACCTTCGCCCTAAAACCGCCGCCGCGCGCAAGGCCGCCGCGCCGCGCCACCCCGCCCTCCTTATCTTTCACGGCTACAGCGGGCACAGCGGCGACTGGACCGACAAGCTCGCCTACGTGAGCCAGGGTTTCTGCGTCGCCGCGCTCGACTGCCGCGGGCAGGGCGGGCGCTCCGAGGACACCGGCGGCGTGAAAGGCAACACCCACCGCGGCCAGATCATCCGCGGCCTCGGCGACCCCGATCCGCAAAAGCTCCTCTTCCGTAACATATTTCTGGATACGGCCCAGCTCGCCCGCGTCGTCATGGCGATGCCCGGGGTGGACCCGGCCCGCGTCGGCGCCACCGGCGGCTCGCAAGGCGGCGGCCTCACGCTCGCCTGCGCCGCGCTCGAGCCGCGCATCAAGCGGGCCGCGCCCGTCTTCCCCTTCCTCTGCGACTACCGCCGCGTCTGGGACATGGACCTCGCCAAGGATGCCTACGAGGAACTCCGCGCCTACTTCCGGCTCTTCGACCCGACGCACGCGCGGGAAAAAGAAATATTCACCAAGCTCGGTTATATAGATTGCCAATACCTCGCCCCGCGCATCAAGGCCGAGGTGCTCATGGCGACCGGCCTGATGGACACCATCTGTCCGCCCTCGACCCAGTTTGCCGCCTACAACAAGATCAAGTCGCGCAAACGCATGGAAATCTACCCCGACTTCGCGCACGAACACCTTCCCTCCCACAACGACAAAATCTTCGAGTTCATGCGCGGTTTGTGA
- a CDS encoding cytidine deaminase produces MKPSPSAPVLRRLEKNAREASARAYAPYSKFAVGAAVLAGSGKIYAGCNVENACYGLGICAERAAVFAAVAAGERAIRCVVIHTPTATPTAPCGACRQVINEFGPEARVVSVCAAAGRIDTTLDKLLPGAFGPGNLDL; encoded by the coding sequence ATGAAGCCGTCCCCGTCCGCTCCGGTTTTGCGACGGCTTGAGAAAAACGCCCGCGAGGCGTCGGCCCGGGCTTACGCCCCGTATAGCAAGTTCGCGGTGGGCGCGGCGGTGCTGGCCGGGTCGGGCAAGATCTATGCCGGCTGCAACGTGGAAAACGCCTGCTACGGGCTCGGCATCTGCGCCGAGCGCGCGGCGGTTTTCGCCGCAGTGGCGGCGGGCGAACGCGCGATTCGCTGCGTGGTGATCCACACGCCGACCGCGACTCCCACCGCTCCCTGCGGCGCGTGCCGCCAAGTCATTAACGAATTCGGCCCGGAGGCCCGGGTGGTTTCGGTTTGCGCCGCCGCCGGACGCATCGACACGACGCTGGACAAATTGCTGCCGGGGGCGTTCGGGCCGGGAAATCTGGATTTGTGA
- the gnpA gene encoding 1,3-beta-galactosyl-N-acetylhexosamine phosphorylase, with amino-acid sequence MTSDISTGSFTLPGEAGFEQLTLRLAKKWGADTIRDSDGTQLSPEIVQSGYAIYSTVCLVRSVQPWARTHRDKLQQNFLMSRPVVAAKSSVTVTLLDGYYTEQFAVNFKDSPKQWWQVFDRTTGDEVPKSKWSVNPRKGAVTITGAYPGHRYTVNFLAFRIWEEISMYNHLTNNWGDREHLAAVDPMQPETQKALLAFLDGWLRGHPDTKVVRFTSMFYNFSWFWGADHKRLRDIYSDWGDYEMTVSPRALRLFEKKHGYRLTSEDFVNGGLYNSTHNAPSRRYRDYMAFVHDFVIEFGRKCIDLVHRHGKLAYVFYDDHWIGVEPSSPRFAEFGFDGLIKCVFNAFEVRLCAHSRGVSTKELRLHPYLFPTGLKGEPTFQKGGGGNPTLDAKNFWIDARRGIVRAPIDRIGLGGYLSLVEPWPDFQDYIEQVAQEFRLLKSFHAGDTPYVAPFKVAVLTAWGDLRAWTCSGHFMQNVELYHVLETLAGLPLDVQFISLDDVAARGVPRGVRAIINCGRAGTAWSGGHHWDDPRVEAALAEWVRKGGGFVGIAEPSARPQPGQNFRLAQVLGLDRDNGERLANGSYNYDAPAAGAAAPHFITADLADGRAPDLGKGVDGIYVLGGGTQVLADGDGSPRLATHVFGKGRAVYLSGFKFSHENTRLLHRALFWAAADEAAWGAWHAENFYTECSWFPKKKKLVVINNAGTPQTTRVTLGDGRTALPVGLDAHGIAILDV; translated from the coding sequence ATGACTTCCGACATTTCCACCGGCTCCTTCACGCTGCCCGGCGAAGCCGGCTTCGAACAGCTCACGCTGCGCCTCGCAAAAAAGTGGGGCGCCGACACCATCCGCGACTCCGACGGCACCCAGCTTTCGCCCGAGATCGTCCAGTCGGGCTATGCCATCTATTCGACCGTCTGCCTTGTCCGCTCCGTGCAGCCTTGGGCGCGCACGCATCGCGACAAGCTCCAGCAGAATTTTCTCATGAGCCGGCCCGTCGTCGCCGCAAAAAGCTCCGTGACCGTCACGCTGCTCGACGGCTACTACACCGAGCAGTTCGCAGTGAATTTCAAGGACTCGCCCAAGCAGTGGTGGCAGGTGTTCGACCGCACCACGGGTGATGAGGTCCCGAAATCGAAGTGGTCGGTGAATCCGCGCAAGGGCGCCGTCACCATCACCGGCGCGTATCCGGGACATCGATACACGGTCAACTTCCTCGCGTTTCGCATCTGGGAGGAGATCTCGATGTATAATCACCTCACCAATAACTGGGGCGACCGCGAGCACCTCGCCGCGGTCGATCCGATGCAGCCGGAAACGCAAAAGGCGCTGCTCGCGTTCCTCGACGGTTGGCTGCGCGGGCATCCGGACACCAAGGTCGTGCGGTTTACGTCGATGTTTTATAATTTTTCGTGGTTCTGGGGCGCCGACCACAAGCGGCTGCGCGACATCTACTCGGACTGGGGCGACTACGAGATGACCGTCAGCCCGCGCGCGCTGCGGTTGTTCGAGAAAAAACACGGCTACCGGCTGACCTCGGAGGATTTTGTCAACGGCGGTCTTTATAATTCCACTCACAACGCTCCGTCGCGCCGCTACCGCGACTACATGGCGTTCGTGCACGATTTCGTGATCGAATTCGGGCGCAAGTGCATCGACCTCGTCCACCGCCACGGGAAACTCGCCTACGTCTTTTATGACGACCACTGGATCGGCGTGGAGCCGAGCAGCCCGCGCTTCGCGGAGTTTGGTTTCGACGGGCTCATCAAGTGCGTGTTCAACGCCTTCGAGGTGCGGCTGTGCGCGCATTCGCGGGGCGTATCCACAAAAGAACTACGTCTGCATCCCTACCTGTTCCCCACCGGCCTCAAGGGCGAGCCGACTTTCCAAAAGGGCGGTGGCGGCAACCCGACGCTCGATGCGAAGAATTTTTGGATCGACGCGCGCCGCGGCATCGTGCGCGCCCCCATCGACCGCATCGGGCTGGGCGGTTACCTGTCGCTGGTCGAGCCCTGGCCGGATTTCCAGGATTACATCGAGCAGGTGGCGCAGGAGTTCCGCCTGCTGAAATCCTTTCACGCGGGTGACACGCCTTATGTCGCACCCTTCAAGGTCGCCGTGCTCACCGCCTGGGGCGACCTTCGCGCGTGGACCTGCTCCGGGCATTTTATGCAAAACGTCGAGCTTTACCACGTGCTCGAGACGCTGGCGGGTCTGCCGCTCGACGTGCAGTTCATCAGTCTCGACGATGTCGCGGCCAGGGGTGTGCCGCGCGGCGTGCGGGCGATCATCAACTGCGGCCGCGCCGGCACGGCGTGGAGCGGCGGGCATCATTGGGACGACCCGCGGGTCGAGGCGGCGCTGGCCGAATGGGTGCGCAAGGGCGGCGGCTTCGTCGGCATTGCCGAGCCGTCGGCGCGTCCGCAGCCGGGGCAGAATTTCCGCCTCGCGCAAGTGCTCGGGCTCGACCGCGACAACGGCGAGCGTCTGGCCAACGGCAGCTACAACTACGACGCGCCCGCCGCCGGCGCGGCGGCACCCCACTTCATCACCGCCGACCTGGCGGACGGCAGGGCGCCCGATCTCGGCAAGGGCGTGGACGGCATTTATGTGCTGGGCGGCGGCACGCAGGTGCTGGCCGACGGCGACGGTTCGCCGCGTCTCGCCACGCATGTCTTCGGCAAGGGCCGCGCGGTGTATTTAAGCGGATTTAAGTTCAGCCATGAAAACACGCGGCTGCTGCATCGGGCGCTCTTCTGGGCGGCGGCGGACGAGGCTGCGTGGGGCGCCTGGCATGCGGAGAACTTTTATACCGAATGCTCGTGGTTTCCGAAGAAGAAAAAGCTCGTGGTGATCAACAATGCGGGCACGCCGCAGACCACAAGGGTGACCTTGGGCGACGGCAGGACCGCGCTGCCGGTCGGGCTCGACGCCCACGGAATCGCGATTCTCGATGTGTGA
- the coaD gene encoding pantetheine-phosphate adenylyltransferase, translating to MRHCIYPGTFDPVTYGHLDVLSRAARLFDHVTVAVAHNPGKGPLFSPEERMAMFLPNIKDLPNVSVTRFDGLLVDFAMEQKANAIIRGLRALSDFEFEFNMALMNRHLKPEIETLFVMPRGAYSFTSSNLVKQVARYDGDVSHFVPPNVADALRRAYAIKR from the coding sequence ATGCGCCATTGCATTTATCCCGGCACCTTTGATCCCGTCACTTACGGACATCTCGACGTCCTCTCGCGCGCCGCGCGCCTGTTTGACCACGTGACCGTGGCCGTCGCGCACAACCCCGGCAAGGGGCCGCTTTTCAGCCCGGAGGAGCGCATGGCGATGTTTCTGCCCAACATCAAGGACCTGCCCAACGTGTCGGTGACGAGGTTCGACGGCCTGCTGGTGGATTTTGCGATGGAGCAAAAGGCGAACGCCATCATCCGCGGCCTGCGCGCGCTGTCGGATTTCGAGTTCGAGTTTAACATGGCTTTGATGAATCGACACTTAAAGCCGGAGATTGAGACACTCTTTGTGATGCCGCGCGGGGCCTACAGCTTCACGAGCTCGAATCTCGTCAAGCAAGTGGCTCGTTACGATGGAGATGTGTCGCATTTTGTCCCGCCGAACGTGGCCGACGCGCTCAGGCGGGCGTATGCGATAAAGAGGTGA
- a CDS encoding MTAP family purine nucleoside phosphorylase: MMNSALFTDWGQGAAVETTWGRVSYRKRGGHVIINRHGEGAQKPPHAINHRANIRALADLGFTDVVSVNSVGSLRLNLPPGTLVSCADYVCLQDGPATFFDDELRGGSPGIANNLIPMLTEKLAPEFVVHTGKIYVQMRGPRFETRAEVRILREWGDVVGMTAAHEADLCAETGLRYNSLAIVDNYANGLEGAAGIDFERFKELVRENQARVDRLFTRLLEILG, translated from the coding sequence ATGATGAACTCAGCCTTGTTCACCGATTGGGGGCAGGGGGCGGCGGTCGAGACGACATGGGGACGGGTTTCCTATCGCAAGCGCGGCGGGCACGTGATCATCAACCGGCACGGCGAGGGTGCGCAAAAGCCGCCGCACGCCATCAACCATCGCGCCAACATCCGCGCGCTGGCCGACCTCGGTTTTACCGACGTGGTGTCGGTCAACTCGGTCGGCTCGCTGCGGCTCAACCTGCCGCCGGGCACGCTGGTGTCGTGCGCGGACTACGTGTGCCTGCAAGACGGGCCGGCGACGTTTTTCGACGATGAACTGCGCGGCGGCTCGCCCGGCATCGCCAACAATCTCATCCCGATGCTCACGGAAAAGCTCGCGCCGGAGTTCGTCGTGCACACCGGGAAAATCTACGTGCAGATGCGCGGGCCGCGCTTCGAGACGCGCGCCGAGGTGCGCATCCTCCGCGAGTGGGGCGACGTGGTCGGCATGACGGCGGCGCATGAAGCCGACTTGTGCGCGGAAACCGGCCTGCGCTACAACTCGCTCGCCATCGTGGACAACTACGCCAACGGGCTTGAGGGCGCGGCGGGGATCGACTTCGAACGGTTCAAGGAACTCGTGCGGGAAAATCAGGCGCGGGTGGACCGGCTTTTCACGCGGCTGCTGGAGATTCTGGGCTGA
- a CDS encoding phosphatidylglycerophosphatase A gives MPTPVVLALARVGPFGRARKAPGTWGSVAGLGLQLLVFHYLHPLAAVVLCLLGIWFSVAVCGEAEFRLGKRDPGDVVLDEFVAMPLCFLGWPLIAGSLPAWAAPWGVYVAAFALFRLFDIAKPFGIKKLQDLPGGWGVTIDDTAAALATCGVLHAAAFALRHFGGA, from the coding sequence TTGCCCACTCCCGTCGTGCTCGCGCTCGCCCGCGTGGGTCCGTTTGGCCGCGCGCGCAAGGCCCCCGGCACCTGGGGCTCGGTGGCGGGGCTGGGGCTCCAGTTGCTGGTGTTTCACTACCTGCATCCGCTCGCGGCCGTGGTGCTCTGCCTGCTCGGCATCTGGTTTTCCGTGGCGGTGTGCGGCGAGGCCGAGTTTCGCCTCGGCAAACGCGATCCCGGCGACGTCGTGCTCGACGAATTTGTCGCGATGCCGCTGTGTTTTCTCGGCTGGCCGCTTATCGCCGGCTCGCTGCCCGCGTGGGCCGCGCCTTGGGGCGTGTATGTCGCGGCCTTCGCGCTCTTCCGGCTCTTCGACATCGCGAAGCCCTTCGGCATCAAAAAACTCCAGGACCTTCCCGGCGGCTGGGGCGTGACCATCGACGACACCGCCGCCGCCCTCGCGACCTGCGGCGTGCTGCACGCCGCGGCCTTTGCCCTGCGGCATTTCGGGGGCGCCTGA
- the cmk gene encoding (d)CMP kinase: protein MSLPFVIIAIDGGAASGKSSTARALSERFNLLHVDTGSFYRAITAELVRRGIAPENLDALRAALAALALGTRVEGRAARMEIAGRTVDPAEIRSPAVNAAVSHFAAVPDVRAALLAYQRGQAGVARGHGFRGLVMEGRDIGSVIFPDADFRFFLHADPEERARRRALEGQQDSIAERDRLDTQRKTAPLAIPPGATAIDSTHLTLAQVVEKISVLVAVKIPPLPPAAA, encoded by the coding sequence ATGAGTCTTCCCTTCGTCATCATCGCCATCGACGGCGGCGCGGCCTCCGGCAAATCCTCCACCGCCCGCGCGCTCAGCGAACGATTCAACCTGCTGCACGTTGACACCGGCTCGTTCTACCGCGCCATCACCGCCGAACTCGTCCGCCGCGGCATCGCGCCCGAAAACCTCGACGCCCTCCGCGCCGCGCTCGCCGCGCTCGCGCTCGGCACCCGGGTCGAGGGCCGCGCCGCCCGCATGGAAATCGCCGGCCGGACCGTCGATCCCGCCGAAATCCGCAGCCCCGCCGTCAATGCCGCCGTCTCGCATTTCGCCGCCGTCCCGGACGTGCGCGCCGCGCTCCTCGCCTACCAGCGCGGCCAAGCCGGCGTCGCCCGCGGGCACGGCTTCCGCGGGCTCGTCATGGAAGGCCGCGACATCGGCTCCGTGATCTTTCCCGACGCCGATTTCCGCTTCTTCCTGCACGCCGACCCGGAGGAACGCGCCCGACGCCGCGCGCTCGAGGGCCAGCAGGACTCCATCGCCGAACGCGACCGCCTCGACACCCAGCGCAAAACCGCCCCGCTCGCCATCCCGCCCGGCGCGACCGCCATCGACAGCACGCACCTCACGCTCGCGCAGGTCGTCGAAAAGATCTCCGTGCTTGTCGCGGTCAAAATCCCGCCCCTCCCGCCCGCCGCCGCATGA
- the pgsA gene encoding CDP-diacylglycerol--glycerol-3-phosphate 3-phosphatidyltransferase, whose translation MKLNLPNLLTISRIPLMFFIVWLMYCKWPGSATLAFVVFVATGVSDWLDGYLARRQKLVSNFGKFMDAITDKILVIGLMVAFVEQYDSVLFLVMVLLTLCREFLVSGMRMVAATKGVVVAAERGGKVKTSIQLVAVGFLLFVPMLERDLARFLPFSVTDYYDIIHDIGIYLFVVATVLAVNSGINYLRKYRHVLDE comes from the coding sequence ATGAAACTCAACCTGCCCAACCTCCTCACCATCTCGCGCATCCCGCTGATGTTTTTCATCGTGTGGCTGATGTATTGCAAGTGGCCGGGCTCGGCCACGCTCGCGTTTGTGGTGTTTGTGGCGACCGGCGTGAGCGACTGGCTCGACGGCTATCTGGCCCGGCGCCAGAAACTCGTCTCGAACTTCGGAAAGTTCATGGACGCCATCACCGACAAGATTCTCGTCATCGGCCTGATGGTCGCCTTCGTCGAGCAATACGACTCGGTGCTGTTTCTCGTGATGGTGCTGCTCACGCTCTGCCGCGAGTTTCTCGTGAGCGGCATGCGCATGGTGGCCGCGACCAAGGGCGTGGTCGTGGCGGCGGAACGCGGCGGCAAGGTGAAAACCTCCATCCAGCTCGTCGCGGTGGGCTTCCTGCTCTTCGTGCCGATGCTCGAGCGCGACCTCGCGCGTTTCCTGCCGTTTTCCGTCACCGACTATTATGACATCATCCACGATATCGGCATCTACCTCTTCGTCGTGGCGACCGTCCTCGCGGTCAACTCCGGCATCAACTACCTGCGGAAATACCGCCATGTGCTCGACGAATGA
- the aroA gene encoding 3-phosphoshikimate 1-carboxyvinyltransferase yields the protein MPPLPAQLPIKPFTAPVGGEVVLPGSKSLTNRALLLAALCDEPVTLTGALFSDDTRLMAEALRRLGLGIETDEAAGAVRVGSRKNAFKDTARTQPVEVFVGLAGTAARFLTALCAAAPAGVYRIDGVPQMRRRPMRGLIEALRALGADIRCTGEEGFFPVEIRARGLRGSAVAIDARESSQMLSALLMVAPLAASRIDITLDGGVRWPFVEMTARLMGQFGQPSIERPAEDRLRVACGHRYQLPAAARGAYAVEPDATAASYFLALPLVTGGALTLPGLRSHEDGGLQGDTRFASVLARAGATLTATARGLAAAFDRGSPRRAVTENFNEFSDTFLTLAALAPLLDGATRITGIAHTRKQETDRVAGMARELTRLGQHVIETEDALEIHPRPLVSGQTVETYEDHRFAMSFAILGCHDLHGDGRPWLTIDNPACCAKTFPHFFDVLESLRP from the coding sequence ATGCCGCCGCTTCCCGCTCAGCTTCCGATAAAACCCTTCACCGCGCCGGTCGGCGGTGAAGTCGTGCTGCCCGGCTCGAAAAGTCTCACCAACCGCGCCCTCCTTCTTGCCGCGCTTTGCGACGAACCCGTCACGCTCACCGGCGCGCTCTTCAGCGACGACACCCGCCTCATGGCCGAAGCCCTCCGCCGGCTCGGCCTCGGCATCGAAACCGATGAGGCCGCCGGCGCCGTGCGTGTCGGCAGCCGGAAAAACGCCTTCAAGGATACGGCGCGGACGCAGCCGGTGGAGGTGTTCGTCGGTTTGGCCGGCACCGCCGCGCGTTTTCTCACCGCGCTCTGCGCCGCCGCGCCCGCCGGCGTTTACCGCATCGACGGCGTCCCGCAGATGCGCAGGCGCCCCATGCGCGGCCTCATCGAGGCTCTCCGTGCGCTCGGCGCCGACATCCGCTGCACCGGCGAGGAAGGCTTTTTCCCCGTCGAAATCCGCGCGCGCGGCCTGCGCGGCAGCGCGGTCGCCATCGACGCGCGCGAAAGCAGCCAGATGCTTTCCGCGCTCCTCATGGTCGCGCCCCTCGCCGCCTCCCGCATCGACATCACCCTCGACGGCGGCGTGCGCTGGCCCTTCGTCGAAATGACCGCGCGCCTCATGGGGCAATTCGGCCAGCCCTCCATCGAGCGCCCGGCCGAAGACCGACTCCGCGTTGCCTGCGGACACCGCTACCAACTCCCTGCCGCCGCCCGCGGCGCCTATGCCGTCGAGCCCGACGCCACCGCCGCCAGCTACTTTCTCGCGCTTCCCCTCGTCACCGGCGGCGCGCTCACCCTGCCCGGCCTCCGCTCCCACGAAGACGGCGGCCTGCAAGGCGACACGCGCTTCGCCTCCGTGCTCGCCCGCGCCGGCGCGACCCTCACCGCCACCGCGCGCGGCCTCGCCGCCGCCTTTGACCGCGGCTCTCCCCGCCGCGCCGTCACGGAAAACTTCAACGAATTTTCCGACACCTTTCTTACCCTCGCCGCGCTCGCGCCGCTGCTCGACGGCGCCACGCGCATCACCGGCATCGCGCACACCCGCAAACAGGAGACGGACCGCGTCGCCGGCATGGCCCGCGAACTCACGCGCCTCGGCCAGCACGTCATCGAAACCGAGGACGCCCTCGAAATCCACCCGCGCCCGCTCGTTTCCGGTCAGACCGTCGAAACCTATGAGGATCACCGCTTCGCCATGAGCTTCGCCATCCTCGGCTGCCACGACCTCCACGGCGACGGACGCCCCTGGCTCACCATCGACAACCCCGCCTGCTGCGCCAAGACCTTCCCGCATTTCTTCGACGTGCTGGAATCCCTGCGTCCGTGA